A single region of the Anomalospiza imberbis isolate Cuckoo-Finch-1a 21T00152 unplaced genomic scaffold, ASM3175350v1 scaffold_1137, whole genome shotgun sequence genome encodes:
- the LOC137465834 gene encoding translational activator of cytochrome c oxidase 1-like, with product MAAAALAQRAPALARPLRAALWGHLGTPRWPPSLGRVPPAPLAPLAPAGRAMAGHNRWSKVRNVKGPRDAERSRLCQKMARMLRAAAREGGPEPSLNPELAAVVAQCRSLNVPKATIEGALRSARERPAGGSQVLLTARGPGGSLLLLDVRTDNVRRSQAELRTLLSRYGASLTGDVRYAFEAVGVVRVSGQTLAMEAALEVAAAAGAQDVVAEDEAELKFLCDPSALGSVRQHLVAAGLRPLSAAVEFVPRSALALPDGPRAEAERLLQALAEWPDVVRLFHNIQDGPAVTPGGHSVPAAPPGAQ from the exons atggcggcggcggcgctggccCAGCGGGCCCCGGCGCTGGCCCGGCCGCTCCGCGCCGCTCTCTGGGGCCACCTCGGCACCCCCCGGTGGCCACCGAGCCTCGGGCGGGTCCCGCCGGCCCCGCTGGCCCCGCTGGCCCCGGCGGGCCGGGCCATGGCCGGCCACAACCGCTGGTCCAAGGTGCGCAACGTGAAGGGCCCGCGGGACGCGGAGCGGAGCCGCCTGTGCCAGAAAATGGCGCGGATGCTGAGGGCGGCGGCCAGAG AGGGCGGCCCGGAGCCGTCGCTGAACCCCGAGCTGGCCGCGGTGGTGGCCCAGTGCCGGTCACTCAACGTGCCCAAGGCCACCATCGAGGGAGCCCTGCGGTCAGCCAGg GAGCGTCCGGCCGGAGGGTCGCAGGTGCTGCTGACCGCTCGGGGCCCGGGGGGgtcactgctcctgctggacGTCCGCACGGACAACGTCCGGCGCAGCCAGGCCGAGCTCCGGACACTGCTCAGCCGCTACGG GGCCTCGCTGACCGGTGATGTCCGGTACGCCTTCGAGGCCGTGGGCGTGGTCCGAGTGTCCGGCCAGACGTTGGCCATGGAGGCCGCGCTGGAGGTGGCCGCAGCGGCCGGAGCCCAGGACGTGGTGGCCGAGGATGAGGCCGAGCTCAAG TTCCTGTGTGACCCCTCGGCCCTGGGCTCTGTCCGGCAGCACCTGGTGGCCGCAGGGCTCCGGCCGCTCTCGGCCGCCGTCGAGTTCGTGCCGCGGTCAGCGTTGGCCTTGCCGGACGGTCCGAGGGCCGAGGCCGAGCGGCTACTCCAGGCTCTGGCCGAGTGGCCGGACGTCGTCCGGCTCTTCCACAACATCCAGGACGGGCCGGCGGTCACTCCGGGCGGTCACTCTGTtccggccgcgccgcccggcgctCAATAA